The nucleotide window AGGGCTTCGACCACAAGACGTACTGGCAGCGGAGCTTCTACACGGCCTGTGCTGCCAAGGAGCTGGGCGTCGCTTGCCGCGTGATGCAGACGGAAGAGTTGTTCGTCTGCGGTCTGCTGTCGGACATCGGGATGCTGATTCTCGATCTGGTGCTGCCCGACGAGTATGGACGGGTCTGTGCGCTGACCAAGTCGCACATAGAGCAGGACGTTGCCGAACGGTCGCGAATCGAGACCGACCATGCCGAGGTCGCGGGCTACGTGTCGGAGCTGTGGAAGCTGCCTCCCGTCCTGTCGGAACCCGTGCGATGGCACATCCAGCCAGACGAGGCCGGAGACGAAACGCTGCAGACGATGGCGCGAGTCGTCTCGGTGGCAAGCCGGTGTGCAGACGTCTTTGTGGATGAAGAACCCGCTCAAGCGATCGCCGACGTGCGTGAGTCCGCAGCCAAATTGCTCGCGATGTCACCCGCTGGCCCGGCCGATGATCCCCAGGGCTTTGCCGACCAACTGCTCGACAAGCTCAACCAATCGGTCAAGGAGACGACGACGGCATTCGAGATCGACGTCGGCGCCGGAGCGAAGTACGACAAGATTCTGCGCGACGCGACCGATGCACTGGTCGAGATCACGATGCAGAGCCAGCAGGCCGCCCAGGACCTTCAGCAGAAGGCGGTCGACATGGAGTTCGAGTTCGCCAAGCGCGAGGCCGAGCTGACCAAGAAGGCGACGACCGACCCGATGACGGGCTTGGCCAATCGCGCCGAGTTCGACCGGTTCCTTGCCGAAGAGCTCGCCGCGGCCGTCGGTGCCAAGGAGCCGCTGTCGCTCATCATGGCCGACATCGACAAGTTCAAGAGTGTCAACGACACGCACGGCCACCAGGTCGGCGACGCCGTCATCAAAAAGGTGGCCGAACTGCTCGACATGTCCTGCCGCGACGGCGACATGGCTGCGCGATACGGCGGCGAAGAGATGGCACTCATTCTGCCGGGCACCGAGCGTTCCACCGCCGCAGCCTTGGCGGAAGTGATCCGGACACAACTCGAAGCCGACAAGGTCGACTGTGGCGACGTCGGCCTCTTCGTCACCGCAAGCTTCGGCGTGAGTGCCTACGAGCCGCCCAGTCCGCTCGACAAAGCCGCGCTGCTGCTCAAGGCAGCCGACAAGGCGCTCTATCACGCCAAGGAAACCGGTCGCAACCGCGTCAAAGTCTTCAGCTTGCCAAGGCCCGCTGCACGCAAGGCGGCGTGACAAGCACTACGGCGCAGGAAACTTCGGCCTCTGCCCGTTCATCACCGCGACAACGTCGCGCACGACCCAGCTCATCGCCTCGACGGCGACGGTCGTCCGACTGGCCATGTGCGGCGTGAGCAGGACGCGATCGGCGTGGCGCCCCATGAGCGTCCTGTACGGCGAATCGGCCAGAGGTGGCTCGGGGTTGTACACGTCGATTGCGACGCCTTCGATCTTGCCGTCGTCCACCGCGCGAAGCAGGTCGAGCGGCTCGACCACGAGGCCGCGGCTTGTGTTGATGACGAAGCGGAACTTGCCGTGATGCAGCACGCTGGCATCGAGCAATCCG belongs to Planctomycetota bacterium and includes:
- a CDS encoding GGDEF domain-containing protein, which gives rise to MDTTLQDKIKDCPGLPSLPTVAVEVLRLARDSEVDMGALADVINQDPALSARVLKTVNSSFYGRSQKVTTIEQALVVMGLQSVKTLVLGFSLVEGLMDKSSEGFDHKTYWQRSFYTACAAKELGVACRVMQTEELFVCGLLSDIGMLILDLVLPDEYGRVCALTKSHIEQDVAERSRIETDHAEVAGYVSELWKLPPVLSEPVRWHIQPDEAGDETLQTMARVVSVASRCADVFVDEEPAQAIADVRESAAKLLAMSPAGPADDPQGFADQLLDKLNQSVKETTTAFEIDVGAGAKYDKILRDATDALVEITMQSQQAAQDLQQKAVDMEFEFAKREAELTKKATTDPMTGLANRAEFDRFLAEELAAAVGAKEPLSLIMADIDKFKSVNDTHGHQVGDAVIKKVAELLDMSCRDGDMAARYGGEEMALILPGTERSTAAALAEVIRTQLEADKVDCGDVGLFVTASFGVSAYEPPSPLDKAALLLKAADKALYHAKETGRNRVKVFSLPRPAARKAA